From the Arthrobacter sp. PM3 genome, one window contains:
- a CDS encoding cytochrome c oxidase assembly protein, translated as MPPAANPTPTTATPVPPGDPRGSGRASGGIGRGWLFAGLAALFVGLAAALAFSGAAAAREVADPGALVRWGLPVSKAVHNIAVATVIGGLIFAVGILPRARNGSRSKERDAPEHPAFTRALSVAAAAGAVWTLSAISVLVLGYADIAGQGISGDAQFTRSLVYFMTDIETGRAWLTVVIIAAVVTTALFGVRSRGGLAVTLVLSLIGLVPAALIGHSSSSSDHEGAINSLGLHLVGVSAWVGGIIMLALLSGVMGSPAGRKAGAAGTADITEPTVRRFSSLAGFAFALVFASGVINASIRLTTWGELFGSSYGQLILAKTAAVLVLGGIGLMHRRWVIPQLGSRSMGLSARRVLWQLVIVELIIMGATSGIAVALGRSAPPQPATFAPEASPAFILSGYELPPELTPGRWLTEWRLDWLWIAVVVFGLVSYLLGVRKVLRRGDAWPWFRTVNWVIGLLVLTYVTSGPPSVYGRILFSAHMMDHMALTMVAPIFLVLGAPMTLALRALTPRRDSSRGPREWLLIIIHSKFSQLVTHPLFAAANFAGSIVLFYYSDAFGYAMRDHVGHELMNLHFALTGYIFVLTMIGTDPLPRRAPYPMRLLLLLATMGFHAFFGVAIMGGTGLLAADYFGNLGRTWGNPALLDQQMGGAVAWGIGEVPTLLVAIGVAIMWSRSDARESKRTDRAADRNNDADLTAYNDMFARLAERDAKLAERNSKLEGR; from the coding sequence GTGCCTCCAGCAGCAAATCCCACGCCCACAACCGCAACGCCAGTGCCCCCCGGAGACCCCCGAGGGTCCGGCCGGGCATCCGGCGGGATAGGCCGCGGGTGGCTGTTTGCCGGCCTCGCAGCATTGTTCGTGGGCCTCGCCGCAGCGCTGGCCTTCTCCGGCGCCGCAGCCGCACGTGAAGTCGCGGACCCCGGCGCGCTGGTGCGGTGGGGGCTTCCGGTGAGCAAGGCGGTCCACAACATCGCCGTGGCCACCGTGATCGGCGGACTGATCTTCGCCGTCGGCATCCTCCCCCGGGCCAGGAACGGCTCCCGGTCCAAGGAACGGGACGCCCCGGAACATCCGGCGTTCACCCGGGCGCTCTCCGTCGCCGCGGCCGCAGGCGCCGTCTGGACTCTTTCCGCGATTTCGGTCCTGGTCCTGGGCTACGCGGACATAGCGGGCCAGGGCATTTCCGGCGATGCGCAATTTACCCGCTCCCTCGTGTACTTCATGACGGACATCGAAACGGGACGCGCCTGGCTGACGGTCGTGATCATCGCGGCCGTCGTCACTACGGCGCTCTTCGGGGTCCGCTCGCGTGGCGGCCTGGCAGTGACGCTGGTCCTGTCGCTGATCGGGTTGGTGCCGGCCGCCCTCATTGGACACTCATCGAGCTCCAGCGACCACGAGGGCGCGATCAATTCGCTCGGCCTGCATCTGGTGGGCGTATCGGCCTGGGTGGGCGGCATCATCATGCTGGCGCTCCTCTCCGGCGTCATGGGCAGTCCCGCGGGCCGGAAGGCAGGCGCCGCCGGCACCGCGGACATCACCGAGCCGACGGTCCGCCGCTTCTCGTCACTGGCCGGCTTTGCCTTCGCCCTGGTCTTCGCCTCCGGCGTGATCAATGCCAGCATCCGCCTCACCACGTGGGGTGAGCTCTTTGGCTCGTCCTACGGGCAGCTGATCCTCGCCAAGACGGCCGCCGTCCTCGTGCTCGGCGGGATCGGGCTCATGCACCGCCGCTGGGTCATCCCGCAGCTGGGCAGCCGCAGCATGGGCCTGTCCGCCCGGCGCGTGCTCTGGCAGCTGGTGATCGTCGAACTGATCATCATGGGCGCGACATCGGGGATCGCCGTGGCGCTGGGGCGGTCTGCCCCGCCGCAACCGGCCACTTTCGCCCCCGAAGCGTCACCGGCGTTCATTCTCTCCGGCTACGAACTGCCGCCAGAGCTGACCCCCGGGCGCTGGCTCACGGAGTGGCGGCTCGACTGGCTCTGGATCGCCGTCGTTGTCTTTGGCCTTGTCTCCTATCTCCTGGGGGTCCGGAAGGTACTGCGCCGCGGCGACGCCTGGCCGTGGTTCCGGACGGTCAACTGGGTGATCGGCCTGCTGGTCCTCACATACGTGACCTCGGGCCCGCCGTCGGTCTACGGCCGCATCCTGTTCTCGGCGCACATGATGGATCACATGGCCCTGACCATGGTGGCCCCCATCTTCCTGGTCCTCGGCGCACCCATGACGCTTGCGCTCCGGGCGCTGACGCCGCGGCGCGACAGCTCCCGCGGTCCGCGTGAATGGCTGCTGATCATCATCCATTCCAAGTTCTCTCAACTGGTGACCCACCCGCTGTTCGCGGCGGCCAACTTCGCCGGCTCAATCGTGCTCTTCTACTATTCGGACGCGTTCGGCTACGCGATGCGGGACCACGTGGGCCACGAACTCATGAACCTGCACTTCGCCCTCACCGGCTACATCTTTGTGCTCACCATGATCGGCACCGACCCGCTGCCGCGCCGCGCCCCTTACCCCATGCGGCTGCTGCTCCTGCTGGCCACCATGGGCTTCCACGCGTTCTTCGGCGTCGCCATCATGGGCGGCACTGGTCTGCTCGCCGCCGACTACTTCGGCAACCTTGGCCGGACCTGGGGCAACCCGGCCCTGCTGGACCAGCAAATGGGAGGAGCCGTGGCCTGGGGCATCGGCGAGGTGCCCACCCTGCTGGTGGCGATCGGCGTCGCCATCATGTGGTCCCGGTCCGACGCGCGCGAGTCCAAACGCACCGACCGCGCGGCGGACAGGAATAACGACGCCGATCTCACTGCTTACAACGATATGTTTGCCAGGCTGGCCGAGCGCGATGCCAAGCTTGCCGAACGCAATTCCAAGCTGGAAGGACGCTGA
- a CDS encoding HU family DNA-binding protein has translation MAKNRSELVAEVAGKAGTSQAAVNSVLDALFEVFETSVAAGEKITIPGWLAVERTDRAARTGRNPQTGETIQIAAGHSVKLTAGSKLKAAVAKK, from the coding sequence ATGGCTAAGAACCGTAGTGAACTTGTTGCAGAGGTAGCGGGCAAGGCCGGCACCAGCCAGGCAGCAGTCAACTCCGTGCTCGACGCACTGTTCGAGGTCTTCGAGACCTCTGTCGCCGCGGGCGAGAAGATCACCATCCCGGGCTGGCTCGCAGTCGAGCGCACCGACCGTGCAGCTCGCACCGGCCGCAACCCGCAGACCGGCGAGACCATCCAGATCGCCGCTGGCCACAGCGTCAAGCTGACCGCCGGCTCCAAGCTGAAGGCTGCAGTCGCCAAGAAGTAG
- a CDS encoding IS3 family transposase — VSWRVLLEDAGAVQSMSRKGNCYDNAVMENFFGHLKEELFHHARFPSTDALAAALNEYIRWYNTERISTKLKGLSPVQYRAQTLAA; from the coding sequence GTGTCCTGGCGTGTTCTGCTCGAGGACGCCGGCGCGGTCCAATCGATGTCCCGCAAAGGCAACTGCTACGACAACGCGGTCATGGAGAACTTCTTCGGCCACCTCAAGGAAGAACTCTTCCACCATGCCCGGTTCCCCAGCACCGACGCCCTGGCAGCGGCCCTGAACGAGTACATCCGCTGGTACAACACCGAAAGAATCTCAACAAAACTCAAAGGCCTGAGCCCGGTCCAATACCGCGCCCAGACCCTCGCAGCTTAG
- a CDS encoding isoprenyl transferase, protein MGRSLGRNLGKAPAKQGSARRRTAPVVAPYPHPSGAVPPAIPAELIPRHVAIVMDGNGRWANQRGLPRIEGHKAGEPALLDVMAGAIELGIEHVSVYAFSTENWRRSPEEVRFLMGFNKDVLGRQRNQLDDWGVRIRWSGRRPKLWGSVIRELEEAEDYTRGNSTCTLNMCVNYGGRAEIADAVAAIAEEVAQGRLKPGAITERTIQKFLDEPDLPDVDLFLRSSGEQRLSNFMLWQSAYAEFVFLDTLWPDVDRRTLWDAVEIYAQRDRRYGGAVDAAPAAGSQGT, encoded by the coding sequence TTGGGAAGAAGCCTCGGAAGGAACCTGGGAAAGGCTCCGGCAAAGCAGGGCAGTGCACGGCGGCGGACCGCCCCGGTGGTGGCCCCATACCCGCACCCGTCAGGCGCAGTCCCGCCGGCCATCCCCGCGGAGCTGATACCGCGGCACGTGGCGATTGTCATGGACGGAAACGGCCGCTGGGCGAATCAGCGCGGCCTGCCCCGGATTGAAGGGCACAAGGCGGGGGAGCCGGCCCTGCTGGACGTCATGGCCGGAGCGATCGAACTGGGGATCGAGCACGTCAGCGTGTACGCCTTCTCCACCGAGAACTGGCGCCGTTCCCCGGAAGAAGTGCGGTTCCTCATGGGGTTCAACAAGGACGTCCTGGGCCGGCAGCGCAACCAGCTCGACGACTGGGGAGTCCGCATCCGCTGGTCCGGGCGCCGCCCGAAACTCTGGGGCTCGGTGATCCGCGAACTCGAAGAGGCCGAGGACTACACCCGCGGCAACAGCACCTGCACGCTGAACATGTGCGTCAACTACGGCGGACGCGCCGAAATCGCCGACGCCGTCGCCGCGATCGCGGAGGAAGTGGCACAGGGCCGGCTCAAGCCGGGAGCCATCACTGAACGGACCATCCAGAAGTTCCTCGACGAACCGGACCTGCCGGACGTTGACCTGTTCCTGCGCAGCTCCGGAGAACAACGGCTCTCCAACTTCATGCTGTGGCAGTCGGCCTACGCCGAGTTCGTGTTCCTCGATACCCTCTGGCCGGACGTGGACCGGCGGACGCTGTGGGACGCCGTCGAGATCTACGCGCAGCGGGACCGCCGCTACGGGGGAGCGGTCGACGCCGCCCCCGCCGCCGGCAGCCAGGGCACCTGA
- the recO gene encoding DNA repair protein RecO, with product MVQQSFAARAYRDDAVVLRTHKLGEADRIITLLTKHHGQVRAVAKGVRRTSSRFGARLEPFMVADLQLISGRTLDVVTQAVAKGAYGGSIAADYGRYTVAAAMTETAEKLTDVDGESGTAQYNLLVGALASLSRGEHAPELILDSYLLRALATGGWAPSFTDCARCGEPGPHTAFSAPLGGMVCPECRPPGSPAPAPDTVLLLGALLTGDWTTADASGPVHRREAAGLVAGYLQWHLERVLKSLKHVERT from the coding sequence GTGGTCCAACAATCGTTCGCAGCGCGCGCCTACCGCGATGACGCCGTCGTACTGCGCACCCACAAGCTGGGCGAGGCCGACCGGATCATCACCCTGCTGACCAAACACCACGGGCAGGTCCGCGCAGTCGCCAAGGGTGTCCGGCGCACCAGTAGCCGGTTCGGCGCCAGGCTGGAACCGTTCATGGTGGCTGATCTCCAACTGATTTCCGGGCGCACCCTGGACGTCGTCACGCAGGCCGTCGCCAAGGGCGCCTATGGCGGCAGCATCGCCGCGGACTACGGCCGGTACACGGTGGCCGCCGCCATGACCGAGACGGCGGAAAAGCTCACCGACGTCGACGGCGAATCCGGCACCGCGCAGTACAACCTGCTCGTTGGTGCGCTGGCGTCGCTGAGCCGGGGCGAGCATGCGCCCGAGCTCATCCTGGATTCCTACCTCCTTCGCGCCCTCGCGACCGGCGGCTGGGCGCCCAGCTTTACCGACTGTGCCCGGTGCGGCGAACCCGGCCCGCACACCGCGTTTTCCGCGCCGCTGGGCGGCATGGTCTGCCCCGAATGCCGGCCGCCGGGATCCCCGGCGCCGGCCCCGGATACCGTGCTGTTGCTGGGCGCCCTGCTCACCGGAGACTGGACGACGGCGGATGCCTCCGGCCCCGTCCACCGCAGGGAAGCGGCCGGCCTGGTGGCCGGCTACCTCCAGTGGCACCTGGAACGAGTCCTGAAATCCCTCAAGCATGTGGAGCGAACGTAG
- the leuA gene encoding 2-isopropylmalate synthase, whose amino-acid sequence MRNAQKPSGMPVHRYIPFQDQITVELPDRTWPDKVITKAPRWCAVDLRDGNQALIDPMSPARKLKMFDLLVRMGYKEIEVGFPSASQTDFDFVRQLIEGNHIPDDVTIQVLTQAREHLIERTYESLVGAKQAIVHLYNSTSVLQRRVVFNQDEDGILDIALQGARLCKKYEETLVDTHITYEYSPESFTGTELGYALRVCNAIADVFEASADRQVIINLPATVEMATPNVYADSIEWMSRNLHPREGIILSLHPHNDRGTGVAAAELGYLAGADRIEGCLFGNGERTGNVDLVTLGLNMFVQGIDPMIDFSNIDEIRRTVEYCNQLPVAERAPYGGDLVFTAFSGSHQDAIKKGLEALESDAAAAGKDVADYTWQVPYLPVDPKDLGRSYEAVIRVNSQSGKGGVAYLLKNEHSLDLPRRAQIEFSGVIQKRTDTVGGEVSGAQLWQIFQDEYLPSGSADTQWGRYALGSVSTETDEDGDMTLTAALKIDGTQVRRTGTGNGPIAALLSILREDGVDVRVLDYSEHALSEGGNALAAAYVECAVGERVLWGVGIDANTSTSALKAVISAVNRAIRDARA is encoded by the coding sequence ATGCGAAACGCACAGAAGCCCTCAGGAATGCCGGTTCACCGTTACATCCCGTTCCAGGACCAGATCACCGTTGAACTGCCGGACCGCACCTGGCCGGACAAGGTCATCACCAAGGCCCCGCGCTGGTGCGCCGTGGATCTGCGCGACGGCAACCAGGCCCTCATCGATCCGATGAGCCCGGCCCGTAAGCTGAAGATGTTCGACCTGCTGGTCCGGATGGGCTACAAGGAGATCGAAGTCGGTTTCCCCTCGGCCTCGCAGACCGACTTTGATTTTGTCCGGCAGCTGATCGAGGGCAACCACATCCCCGACGACGTCACCATCCAGGTCCTGACCCAGGCCCGGGAACACCTGATCGAGCGGACCTACGAGTCCCTGGTCGGCGCGAAGCAGGCAATCGTCCACCTCTACAACTCCACCTCCGTCCTGCAGCGCCGCGTCGTCTTCAACCAGGACGAAGACGGCATCCTGGACATCGCCCTCCAGGGCGCCCGGCTGTGCAAGAAGTACGAGGAAACGCTCGTCGACACGCACATCACCTACGAATACTCCCCGGAATCCTTCACCGGAACCGAACTGGGCTACGCCCTGCGCGTCTGCAACGCCATCGCTGACGTCTTCGAGGCCTCGGCCGACCGGCAGGTCATCATCAACCTGCCCGCAACCGTCGAAATGGCCACCCCCAACGTCTACGCCGACTCCATCGAGTGGATGAGCCGGAACCTGCACCCGCGGGAGGGCATCATTCTGTCCCTGCACCCGCACAACGACCGCGGCACCGGCGTCGCCGCCGCCGAGCTCGGTTACCTGGCCGGCGCGGACCGGATCGAGGGCTGCCTCTTCGGCAACGGGGAGCGGACCGGCAACGTGGACCTGGTGACCCTGGGCCTGAACATGTTCGTCCAGGGCATCGATCCCATGATCGATTTCTCCAACATCGACGAAATCCGCCGCACCGTGGAGTACTGCAACCAGCTGCCGGTCGCCGAGCGGGCTCCCTACGGCGGCGACCTCGTCTTTACCGCGTTCTCCGGCTCGCACCAGGACGCCATCAAGAAGGGCCTGGAGGCCCTCGAATCAGATGCCGCCGCCGCGGGCAAGGACGTTGCCGACTACACCTGGCAGGTTCCCTACCTGCCGGTGGACCCGAAGGACCTCGGCCGCAGCTACGAGGCCGTCATCCGGGTCAACTCGCAGTCCGGCAAGGGCGGCGTTGCCTACCTGCTGAAGAACGAGCACAGCCTGGATCTGCCGCGCCGCGCCCAGATCGAATTCTCGGGCGTCATCCAGAAGCGCACGGACACCGTGGGCGGGGAGGTCAGTGGCGCCCAGCTGTGGCAGATCTTCCAGGATGAGTACCTGCCTTCCGGCTCCGCCGACACCCAGTGGGGCCGCTACGCGCTCGGCTCGGTCAGCACCGAGACGGACGAGGACGGGGACATGACCCTGACGGCGGCCCTGAAGATCGACGGCACCCAGGTCCGCAGGACCGGGACTGGAAACGGCCCCATCGCGGCCCTGCTGAGCATCCTGCGCGAAGACGGCGTGGACGTCCGGGTCCTGGACTACAGCGAACACGCACTTTCCGAAGGCGGGAACGCCCTGGCCGCCGCGTATGTCGAATGCGCCGTCGGCGAGCGGGTGCTCTGGGGCGTCGGGATCGATGCCAACACCAGCACCTCGGCCCTCAAAGCCGTGATCTCGGCCGTCAACCGCGCCATCCGGGACGCCCGCGCCTGA
- a CDS encoding M13 family metallopeptidase, protein MPLSGIDLSIIDASVRPQDDLYQHVNGGWLSSTVIPDDRPLEGTFTALRDASELAVKEIIEHAAARGEDATGIERKIGDLYNSFMDEAAAEAKGLEPLRARLAEVFSTSSVAELVLLAGRLFRADVSGLFYIYPAPDAGNPDRILLYTGQGGLGLPDESYYREEKFAPMVQAYREHVRTMLGLAEIADPEGAAGRVVGLETALASHHWDNVTLRNPQKTYNLKSAEEAAKLFPLLAGWFDAAGIAPEKRTELVMSTPDFFSGAAALLETEPLATWQEWLAMRVVSSAAPYLSSAFVDANFAFYGTALSGTPRIKDRWKRGVAAVEAALGEAVGQIYVARHFPEGHKARMQTLVANLIEAYRESITGLDWMGEETKLEALKKLDAFRAKIGYPDKWIDYSAVDIDPADLLGNVERAHSADVDRHLDEVGKPVDREKWLMTPQTVNAYYHPLLNEIVFPAAILQPPFFAADADDAVNYGGIGAVIGHEIGHGFDDQGSQYDGSGLLRNWWTQDDRTAFEALTSRLVAQFDALSPSAAPGHNVNGKLTLGENIGDLGGLTIAYKAYLISLDGQEPPVLDGMTGFQRFFASWAAGWRQVIRTEEAIRRLATDPHSPNEFRTNEIAKNLDAFHEAFGVTEQDGMWMPPQERVSIW, encoded by the coding sequence GTGCCGCTTTCGGGAATCGACCTCTCCATCATTGACGCCTCCGTCCGGCCGCAGGATGACCTGTACCAGCACGTGAACGGCGGCTGGCTCAGCAGCACGGTCATCCCGGACGACCGCCCGCTGGAGGGCACATTCACTGCCCTGCGGGACGCCTCGGAGCTTGCCGTGAAGGAGATCATCGAACACGCCGCCGCCCGCGGTGAGGACGCCACGGGCATCGAGCGGAAGATCGGGGACCTCTACAACAGCTTCATGGACGAGGCCGCAGCCGAAGCCAAGGGCCTGGAGCCGCTCCGGGCGAGGCTGGCAGAGGTTTTCTCCACCAGCTCGGTGGCAGAGCTCGTGCTGCTGGCGGGCCGGCTGTTCCGCGCCGACGTGTCCGGGCTTTTCTACATCTACCCGGCACCGGACGCCGGCAACCCGGACCGGATCCTGCTGTACACCGGCCAGGGCGGCCTCGGCCTGCCGGACGAGTCGTACTACCGCGAGGAAAAGTTCGCCCCGATGGTGCAGGCCTACCGGGAGCACGTCCGGACGATGCTGGGCCTGGCGGAGATTGCCGACCCTGAAGGCGCGGCCGGTCGGGTGGTGGGCCTGGAAACCGCCCTGGCGTCGCACCACTGGGACAACGTGACCCTGCGGAATCCGCAAAAAACGTACAACCTGAAGTCCGCCGAGGAGGCTGCAAAGCTGTTCCCGCTGCTGGCCGGCTGGTTCGATGCCGCCGGCATCGCACCGGAGAAGCGCACCGAGCTCGTGATGAGCACCCCCGATTTCTTCTCGGGCGCGGCCGCCCTGCTGGAGACCGAACCGCTGGCAACCTGGCAGGAATGGCTCGCCATGCGCGTCGTCAGCTCGGCCGCACCCTATTTGTCTTCCGCATTCGTGGACGCCAATTTCGCCTTCTATGGCACCGCCCTGAGCGGGACCCCGCGGATCAAGGACCGCTGGAAGCGCGGCGTCGCGGCGGTCGAGGCCGCCCTCGGTGAGGCCGTCGGCCAGATCTACGTGGCGCGGCACTTCCCGGAAGGCCACAAGGCGCGGATGCAGACCCTTGTGGCCAACCTGATTGAAGCGTACCGGGAGTCCATCACGGGCCTGGACTGGATGGGCGAGGAAACCAAGCTTGAGGCACTCAAGAAACTGGATGCGTTTCGCGCCAAGATCGGCTACCCGGACAAGTGGATCGACTACTCCGCCGTCGACATTGACCCGGCCGACCTGCTGGGGAACGTCGAGCGCGCCCACAGCGCCGACGTCGACCGTCACCTTGATGAGGTCGGCAAGCCCGTGGACCGGGAGAAGTGGCTGATGACCCCCCAGACGGTCAACGCCTACTACCACCCGCTGCTCAACGAGATCGTGTTTCCCGCCGCCATCCTGCAGCCGCCGTTCTTCGCTGCCGACGCCGACGACGCCGTCAACTACGGCGGCATCGGCGCCGTGATCGGCCATGAAATCGGCCACGGCTTCGATGACCAGGGCTCGCAGTACGACGGCAGCGGCCTGCTGCGGAACTGGTGGACCCAGGATGACCGCACCGCGTTTGAGGCCCTGACCTCCAGGCTGGTGGCGCAGTTCGACGCCCTCTCCCCCTCGGCCGCCCCCGGCCACAACGTCAACGGCAAGCTGACGCTGGGCGAGAACATCGGCGACCTCGGCGGCCTCACGATTGCCTACAAGGCGTACCTGATCAGCCTTGACGGGCAGGAACCGCCCGTGCTCGACGGGATGACGGGCTTCCAGAGGTTCTTCGCCTCGTGGGCGGCCGGGTGGCGGCAGGTGATCCGCACCGAGGAAGCCATCCGCCGGCTCGCGACGGACCCGCACTCCCCCAATGAGTTCCGCACCAACGAAATCGCCAAGAACCTCGACGCCTTCCATGAGGCGTTCGGCGTCACGGAGCAGGACGGCATGTGGATGCCGCCGCAGGAGCGCGTCAGCATCTGGTAG
- a CDS encoding TetR/AcrR family transcriptional regulator, which yields MVDGQQEDGARARVRDAAVAHFAAVGFGKPGMDRIAHDAGVTTDDIAALFGDEDGLRQVCDDYVLQALVGWAHRKATLEGMGEVMRSYQADPGTYQAQINYLGRVVAENTPAAARFIDVLVDESERIIRAGMRDGTMRASDDPRALAVLTATNVVGLVIMAPHIERTLGLPASQEQMLLRLALPALELYTHGLYSDDSYLRLVRDGVAALRPPRNAAQDPGTGSPMAPPAPDGN from the coding sequence ATGGTGGACGGTCAACAGGAGGACGGCGCGAGGGCGCGCGTCCGCGACGCCGCCGTCGCGCATTTCGCGGCGGTCGGGTTCGGCAAACCCGGGATGGACCGGATCGCTCACGACGCAGGCGTCACCACCGATGACATCGCAGCCCTCTTCGGCGACGAAGACGGACTGCGCCAGGTGTGCGACGACTACGTGCTCCAGGCATTGGTGGGGTGGGCCCATAGAAAGGCAACGCTGGAGGGCATGGGCGAGGTCATGCGTTCCTATCAGGCTGATCCGGGCACATACCAGGCGCAGATCAACTACCTTGGACGGGTCGTGGCCGAGAACACGCCCGCCGCGGCCCGGTTCATTGATGTCCTGGTCGACGAGAGCGAGCGGATCATCAGGGCCGGCATGAGGGACGGCACAATGCGCGCCTCCGACGATCCGCGCGCCCTGGCCGTCCTGACAGCCACCAACGTGGTGGGCTTGGTGATCATGGCTCCGCACATCGAACGCACCCTCGGATTGCCGGCTTCCCAGGAGCAGATGCTGCTCCGCCTGGCCCTGCCGGCCCTGGAGCTATACACCCACGGGCTGTATAGCGACGACTCCTACCTCAGACTCGTCAGGGACGGCGTCGCCGCTCTCCGGCCGCCCCGCAATGCGGCGCAGGATCCGGGCACCGGATCCCCGATGGCCCCGCCCGCGCCGGACGGCAACTGA
- a CDS encoding SDR family NAD(P)-dependent oxidoreductase, translating into MRRRIRAPDPRWPRPRRTATDRPRRIAGCSRTTDLAPKSGKDHPLGRIFITGSTDGLGLAAARTLLNEGHEVLLHARSRQRASALDGIASRAEGIVIGDLNSDAETRDLAGQVNAYGRMDAVIHNAGVYLSPGRVAGPDGHCRTLAVNVLAPYLLTALIQRPGRLVYISSGMHHGAGTSLRDIDWTERRWNANAAYSESKLYVSALAASVARHWPTVLSNSVDPGWVPTRMGGPGAPDDLALGQDTQSWLAVSNEPAALVSGKYWHHRRQRTPAPQVTDTAFQDRLTDRLAELTGTTLF; encoded by the coding sequence ATGCGGCGCAGGATCCGGGCACCGGATCCCCGATGGCCCCGCCCGCGCCGGACGGCAACTGACCGGCCCCGGCGAATCGCGGGATGCAGCAGAACCACGGATCTTGCACCGAAATCAGGAAAGGACCATCCCCTGGGCCGCATCTTCATCACCGGTTCGACCGACGGTCTGGGCCTCGCCGCCGCCCGGACGCTTCTGAACGAAGGGCACGAAGTCCTGCTGCACGCCCGCTCCCGGCAACGTGCGTCCGCCCTCGACGGCATCGCTTCCCGGGCGGAAGGGATCGTCATTGGTGACCTCAACAGCGACGCCGAAACCCGGGACCTCGCCGGGCAGGTCAACGCCTACGGACGGATGGACGCCGTGATCCATAACGCCGGCGTCTACCTTTCACCGGGGCGCGTCGCCGGCCCGGACGGACACTGCCGCACCCTGGCAGTCAATGTGCTCGCGCCGTACCTGCTTACCGCGCTGATCCAGCGGCCCGGCCGCCTGGTCTATATCAGCAGCGGCATGCACCATGGGGCCGGCACCAGCCTCCGGGACATCGACTGGACGGAGCGTCGCTGGAACGCCAACGCCGCCTACTCCGAGAGCAAGCTCTACGTCTCGGCCCTGGCTGCATCGGTTGCCCGCCACTGGCCCACCGTGCTCAGCAACTCCGTGGATCCCGGCTGGGTGCCCACCAGGATGGGCGGCCCCGGCGCGCCCGATGACCTCGCCCTGGGCCAGGACACGCAGAGTTGGCTCGCCGTGAGCAACGAGCCTGCCGCCCTGGTCTCCGGCAAATACTGGCACCACCGCCGGCAGCGGACGCCTGCCCCGCAGGTCACGGACACGGCCTTCCAGGACAGGCTCACCGACAGGCTCGCCGAACTGACCGGGACCACCCTGTTCTAG